One Serratia liquefaciens genomic window, TTTCTTAATCAGCTCCGGGTTTTGCACTTTAATCACGTGAAAATAACGATTTTCCCCGTTCTCGTCGGTAATAAAGCCGAAGCCTTTGTCTTCAAAAAAAGTCGTTATCTTGCCGTTCATCATCATTCTCATAAAGTCGTTCAATACAGTGCTTATGATAGCGCGGAATGCCTTGCAGTGACAGATTGCGTGCCCGGCATTTGATAATGCGATAACGGCATTTAGCCGCGTGGTGGCCGCATGCTATTTTCAGCCTGACTTTATTCATTTCTGAAAGGGAAAATCGATGGGAATTAAACGGCTTAACCACGCGGTGTTGTATGTCAGCGACGTGCAACAAAGTGCGGACTTTTATCATCAGGTGCTGGGATTCAAGCTCAAGCCTTCGGGCAGCCCCGATAAAGCGGTGTTTACCCAGGCGGCCGATTCGGACAATGATCACGATTTGGCGCTGTTCAGCAAGAACCTGGGGCAGCAGCGGGCCGGCGTTTTTCGTGCCAACGGCGAGCCGCCGGCGGAAAACGAGCCTCCGGCCGGGTTGTATCATCTGGCCTGGGAGGTCGATAGCCTGGACGAACTGGAGCGCATTCGCGATCAATTGGCGCAGCGGGGCATTCTTGGACTGGAGGAAGACCATGGGGTGCACAAGAGCATCTACGGGCATGATCCGGACGGGCTGCTGTTTGAAGTGACCTGGTTTATTCCGGCAGCGCTGCAGACCGAAGAAGATCGCAACCAGCGCGGCATCAAACCGCTGGATTTCGTCGCCGAAAAGCGCCGTTTCGCGCAGGCATGATAGAACGGGGCGCCGTTGGGCGCCCTGCAGTTACAGAACCTTATTGAGAAAGTTGACGGTGCGGTGATGCTGCGGATGGTTCAGTACCTGCCGCGCATTCCCCTGTTCGACGATTTGCCCATCGACCATAAAGACAATCTGATCCGCCGCTTCGCGCGCAAAGCCAATTTCATGGGTCACCACTACCAGCGTAACCCCCAGATCCGCCAGCCCTTTGATGACGTCCAACACTTCGCCAACCAGTTCCGGATCCAACGCCGAAGTCGGTTCATCGAACAAAATCACCTTTGGATTCAGCGCCAGAGCACGAGCAATGGCGATACGCTGTTGCTGACCACCGGACAGATGGCGCGGGTAGGCATCCGCCTTGTGCCGCAGGCCGACGGTATCCAGCAACTGATAAGCGACCTCTCTGGCCTGGGCCCGCGAGTAAATCTTATGCACCACCGGCGCTTCAACGATGTTTTCCAGTACCGTCAGGTGCGGGAACAGGTTGAAGTTCTGGAACACGTAGCCGACGTTGATGCGCTGCTTGAGAATGGCGTTTTCTTTCAGCTCATACAGCTTGTCGCCCTTGCGCCGATAGCCGACGTAGTCGCCGTCGATACGGATAAAACCTTCGTCGACGCGCTCGAGATGGTTGATGGCCCGCAGCAGGGTGGACTTGCCGGAGCCGGATGGCCCAAGAATGACCGTGACGGTTCCCGGTTGCAGCGTCAGGCTGACGTCGTCCAGCGCTTTATGCTTGCCAAAATATTTGCTCACGTTGCTGATTTCAATCAGGCCGCGGGCCGGTACCGGGACAATGTTGCGCACCGGCGCTTCGCGCAGGGCATAATAATCAATGGCTTCGGACATGGGATCCTCCTAACGTTT contains:
- a CDS encoding VOC family protein; amino-acid sequence: MGIKRLNHAVLYVSDVQQSADFYHQVLGFKLKPSGSPDKAVFTQAADSDNDHDLALFSKNLGQQRAGVFRANGEPPAENEPPAGLYHLAWEVDSLDELERIRDQLAQRGILGLEEDHGVHKSIYGHDPDGLLFEVTWFIPAALQTEEDRNQRGIKPLDFVAEKRRFAQA
- a CDS encoding amino acid ABC transporter ATP-binding protein, which gives rise to MSEAIDYYALREAPVRNIVPVPARGLIEISNVSKYFGKHKALDDVSLTLQPGTVTVILGPSGSGKSTLLRAINHLERVDEGFIRIDGDYVGYRRKGDKLYELKENAILKQRINVGYVFQNFNLFPHLTVLENIVEAPVVHKIYSRAQAREVAYQLLDTVGLRHKADAYPRHLSGGQQQRIAIARALALNPKVILFDEPTSALDPELVGEVLDVIKGLADLGVTLVVVTHEIGFAREAADQIVFMVDGQIVEQGNARQVLNHPQHHRTVNFLNKVL